The segment GTTTTGCCAGCGATTAATACATTTAGATTTTTAGAAGTCTCTTTTTTAACTTGCTCAAAAATCCCCTTAGCTTTGTTTAATAAATCCTCAAGATTATATTTTTTTTCTTGTGCATTTTCTGCCATTTTATCTCCTTTTTTTAAAAAATTTGTCAATTATACCCCCCCCCATAAATATTTAGTTAATGGTGGTTAAAAATAATTTACTATATATTTAAAATTCCGTAAGGAATTCTAAAATTCCCTAGCGAATTTGGCTAGCTAGCTCGCCTAAGACTTTCACATTTTTCCATCATATAAAAAATGCTTATCAAAGTAGTCAAGCGCCTTTGATTTTTCTATAATGTCTAGCAAGAAAAAGCGATTTTCTTGCTCTCTTTGCTTATCCATTTTTCCCATGATTCTTTGGCTAACCTCGCCAAAATTCCCATCGCTAATTACTAGCAAATCGCTTTTTTCAAACTCATCTTTGCTCATCATCTCCACGCCTTTTTCTAGTGCCTTGCCTACACCTGTACTACCTGCTATTAGCACATTTAGATCGTAGTTTTGCGTTTTGTTTTTGCTTAGCTCAGTTTTTGCCATAGCGATGATCTCTTCAAAATTTACATTTACTTCGTTTATTTGCCCCTTAGAATTCTAGATTTTCTATGCTTAGGCTAGGAAACTGCGCTTTTAGGGCTTGGTTTGCTCTTTTTAGCTCAGCCCAAAGTAGTAGTTTTGAGCCTAGTTTTTGTTCTTTTAGTAGCTCTGCAGCTGTCTTTAACGCACTCTTAAAGCTCCCATCACTCTCATTATCAAGCAGACTAGCGACATTAGTACCCACCTTGCTTACTAGCTTATCAGCCTTAAAGATATAAAGCGCATTAGTAAAAAGTACGCTAACACCATTTGATCTATCTTTAGCAAAACTTTCTATCTTACTAGCAGTATCAAGTAGCTCAGTTTTTGCTTTTTGGTGGCTTAGCTTGCTAGCCTGCTCTTTTAGCAGTTTGCCAAACTGAGAGTTTATACTCTCATTTGAAAACTCAGAGCAGACTATATCAATGATACCAAATAACAGCGAATCGCACTCACTAATAGCATTTAGACCTTTGTCTATAAGCTCCAAGTCTTTATCGATTTCTACACTTTGTCTATCTAGCTCTGCATCAATTTCTTCATCGCTCATTTTTTCAAAGTCTAGCTCTTTTTGCTCTCTAGGCTCATCATCAGCAAACGACTCACCCAGCTCATCACTAGCAAGGCAGATTTTCTCAAAATCCTCGCAGATTTTTTTAACCCCAGCATTTAGCACTTCAGTGATTTTGGCTCTATCGCCACATTGTAGTTCAGTTAAGATTGTTTGTAGCATATTTGCTCCTTTTAGTAAAATTGTAAGCGTATTTTACAAGAAGCATGCGACATATAATGTCGTAAAATGATAAAAGAGAAAATAATTTTAAAAAATTTTTATGTTTTCTAGTAAATGTAAATGAAAGATTGAAATTTAGTAGCTTTTATTATTAAATAGGTGTATAGTTTGTAAATTATACAACCTTGTTAGCAAATACATAGCGTGAGTAATTACCGCGCTATTTATTTATCGCTTCATAGATAAAATAACAGCGTGGTAAGTAATCTTTTTGCATTTTTTTATCGTTTAGTGAGCAGGTAAAACCTTTACAATTATGAAATATGCGACATTGATTTTTAAGATTTGCTGACTTATCTAAGAGCTGATTAAAAGCCCTAACTCCATTAAACATGTTTTCTGTGTTTTCTACACTACTTACACCCAGTATCCAATATGGATATTAAAACAAGCGCATCTCTTAAGCTCTATATAGCTATTTTGCTAAAACTCTAGCTAAAAAACTTCTCTATATCAGCTTCTATTTTTGGCGCAGCTGTTGTGGCTTTTTCTATGTAGCATTTGTTAAATGCGTGGTCTATATCGCTTTTATCAAGGTTGTTTAAAATGCTATTTTTAGCAAAAATACTAAAGTCTGCCACATCTAGCACCTGCCCACTAGTGCCAATGCACACAAATAGCGAGTCCTTGGCCTTTCTAAGCGCATTTAGCTCATTATAAAGCACCTTATAAAATGGAGCTTGTTCGCCAAACATAACGATATTGTGGCGAAACTTCTTACACCCACATTTACAAATATGCTCTTTGGCATTTATCGCCTCGTAGCCGATATATTCTATTTTTTTGCAATGCTCACAGTAAATCTCAGGCAAAAATCCGTGTAAATGAACGACATCCATGCAGCCTGCCCGCTCTAACAAATCATCTACATTTTGCGTTAGTACTGCGATTTGCTCGGGGTATTTTGCCTTTATACGAGCTATCATGCGGTGAGCCTCATTTGGCTCGCACTCTGCTAGCTGAGCCCTACGCTTGTCGTAAAAGTCCAGCACTTTTTGCCTATCTTTTTTAAAACCCCTAGCTGAGCAAACCTCTTCTATATCATACTCTTCCCAAAGTCCATCACTGTCTCTAAAAGTCCTTAGCCCACTCTCAGCTGATAATCCAGCACCACTTAAAATAAGCACTTTTTTCATCTTTACTCCTTAAAAATACTAATAACTCTAGCCAAAATTTCAGACTATTTTTATAGCTGCAAATACCTATTTTACCAGCTCTTTTAGCCCTTCAAGCACCTTTACCATAGCCAGTGTATCTAGTCCGCAATAAGCTAGTAGCTCTTTGCGTTTTTTGGCGATTTTCTCATCAAAGCTCGCGCCCTCCCACTCAATGCGCTCTCCGCCTTTAAATAGCTCGCACGCTAGCTCACCAACTTCATTTCCACGCTCAAAAACAGTCTCCAAGCTCACATCAGGCGCAAACACGCTCTCATCGCCCTTGCGGTGTTTGCTTAGCCACAGTAGCTTAGGACACTGCATACCATTTATATATAGAGATTTTGAGATACCAATTTTTATCCTTTCATTTTATTATACCAGCTAGGAACGGCGCAATTACAGCCACTAAACATACATCAGGCTCAAAGAGCGAACTCATATCGGCAATAAGATTAGTATCGATATCGCCTAGATACACGCTCTCATCTTTTACAAGAGCTTTTAGCTGGACTAGACTTTGTGGCTGATATTCTTTCATCTAGAATTCCTTTGATTTTATAAATTTTATAGGAATTCTAGCATATAAAGCAGACTATTTATTGTCAGTTTTATATTTTATTAGTGGCATTATTAGGCACAATGCTAGAATTATTAGTTATTTAGCCATTACAGCAAAGCATTAGAAACTCTAGAATTCTTTTATATTAAATCTTTTATTTATTATCCCTTGGTTTTTCTTTGCCATGAATTAAATAATGTTCTTGTTCTTCGCTAAATTCAATACCCCAGTGATCTTTCATAAAATCTATAAGGCTTTTACTGCGCTTATAAATTATATCAGCATTCCAAACTTGGTAATTTTTTTCTATATCTTGCGCTGAATAACAATCTTTTTTATATGATAAACATTTAGTTAAAAAATCATGGTTACCAAGTTTTATGTTTTCACTATTGGCAATAGGCAAAAGATTTCCCAAGAGATTTCTTAAAATATTTTTATCTTTATCATCGAAGTTATCAAATTCATTCCAATCATTTTCTTTTGGAGTTTGTGGATATATATGTTCTATGGTAAGCGTTTTGCCTTCATCGCTTTTATTTTTAGACCACCATTCTTTATTTAAAAACATTTTGCCACCATGCTTTTCTTTAAATAGCTCTCTTTCATATTCATAAAGAAAATATCTACAACCATCCCAAGTATAAAATCCTTTATTTTCATCTTTATTAAAAATATCTCTTATACGCTGAATAAATTGTTCAGTATGCTTTACTTTCTCTTGTTCTATTCTATTTTGAAATTCTAATTTTATCTTAGATAGCTCTGTTTTATCTGTATAAAACTCGTGGTTTAGCTTTTGAAAGGTAGTGATTTCGTGAGATGTGTATTCTTTACCAAACACAAAAGTAAGAAATATATATTTTTCTACAATCTCCAAGAAATCACACGCTTCACTTATATTTAATTTTCCATTATCAAGTTTAAGGAAAATGCTAGCAATCAATGGTCTAAAATGCCTCATTTTTAGCATATTTAATCTAAAAATTATATTTTTTAGTCTTTCTAATTTTAGACTACTACAGATTAATTTTATTTCATCATCAATCCAAGTCCAAGCCCAATATTTAGAAAATTCGCCTATTTTATCTGCGTATTCATTAATATCACTCATTTCTAGTTTTGTGATATTAGTGTTTGATTCATAATTGCTTTTTGAGCTTTGTCCATCATTTGCTCCATCATCTATATCATCACTCTCTCTTGTATTATTTTCAGATTCTTCTGTTGTATCAGGCTTTTCGCCATATACTTTACCAATATAAAATTTGTAATCCAGCAAAGAACTTTTGTAAGGTTCTTTTTTGCCTTTATTTGGTTCTCCGTAATATACGAGCCAATGGTCTTTTAAAAACTCATCATCGTTTAGTGGGTACTCAATATCTTTGCCAAGATTTCTATATATTTCTGCCCATCGGTCATTTATGTTTATTCTAGGTTCATTTTGTTCTCCATTATCTCTTCTATTTATAAGTGTTATTAGATATAGTAAGCGATTTTTTAAAAGCTCTAATGTACTTAGTGGTTTACCGCGGTTATTCATTGACTCAAAAGTAATATACACATCCTCTTCATTTTCTATTATATATACGCTAAATGATAATTTATTCTTTAATTTTGTAAAAATTGTGTTTAAGTCTTTATCACTTAAATTTTTTATTTTTTCTTTGAAAAAATCTTTTGCTTCTTTTAGATTTTTTGCGTATAAGTTTGTCGCATCTTTGTCTTTATTTGACTCGTATTCAAAAATATTATTAGTCATAAATCCATAATTATCATTCTTTTTTTCATAACAAAAGAAAAAGACAGGATCTTTTCCATCAGATTGTTTCAAAATCCATCTACTTTTTAGCTCATTTGATGGCGAATCATCTAGTTCTAAATTTTTACTTATAGCTAAGTTTAATAATTCATTTAGCAAAATGAAAATTGTAGTAAGTCTTTGTTGACCATCTACAACATAATATAAGCCATCACCTTCTTTTATAGCACCTTTAATTTGATTATATTCCTCTTTTTTTTCCCACACTTTTTGCTCAATTTTTTCTAAGCTAATTGTACCTGTATAGTGTTTTTGCTCACCTTTTATAGAAATTAAATCCTTCCAAAAATCTTTTCGTTGTTTCTCTCCCCAAGAATAGCCACGCTGGTAATCTGGAATTCTTAGTATTTTATTACAAATTTCATTCAATGTTTTTACATCGTTTTGTGGCATTTTTATCTCCCTTGATTTTGATTCTAAGAATTCTAGAATTTCCTAATTTTAACTTAAAAAAATTAAGCGCCTTTCTTGCGATGCCTTCAGCCAAAGGCGAGCGACAAATATTACCAAGACATACAAACAAAATTGATTTAACCATTAACACCTCTTTATATTTTGCTTTAAAATATCATTTATTTGATAATCTTTGCTTTAGCACTTAAATGCTCTATTTTTAATTCATAAATATTGATTTTACTTAGCGATCCAATCGCCGCAGTATCAAAATAATCCATATAATTTGGCGTATATTTTTTACACAATAGCTCCAAAGCTTTTATCTTTTGACTCTCATTAGTAACTTCATAAGCCTTAGTTTTGGCTATCGCACTTTGATATTCAGTAGTAAAAACCCTACTCCCAAGCTCACTAGCACTATCTTTGATACTCTCACAATACTCATAGCTAGGTGTGGGGACTCTGTTATGGCTAACGGCGACTAACTCTACGATTTTACCATCTTTATATAATCTAGCTTTTGAGCCAGTTTTTGCTCCGTGGATATAAATACTCATACCATCTCTAGCTATAGAAATAGGGATACTAAATATCTCATTATTTTCATCTATACAGCTAAGAGTCGCATACTGACACTCATCGATAATCTTCAAGGCAATCTCTTGATCTAATTCACGATCACTTCGGCGCATAATTATTCTTTTATTAAATTTCTTGTTCAAAAAAATCAGCGTCTATTTTATAAATTTTCTTGATCTCTTTGACTTCCACGCCAACTTCATATTTTAGCATCAAATCAGTAAGTCTGTATTTATCTATCAAAACTATAGAATAATTTTGATGTTCTTTAGCAAATTCTATAGCTTCTTTTGTAAATGTTGAAGTAGTTATAAAAAGCCCTTTTGTTGTTGGTTTATTTGAAAGCGCTCCTGCAAATGCTTGAAGCGCATCACGACCGATTTTACCCTTATCATAACGTTTAGCTTGTATATAAATTTTAGAAAATCCAAATAAATCTTCATTTATAATACCATCTATCCCGCCATCTGCACCATTTTGGGTTAAACTAGAGCCACCCACGTCATAGCCTATCTTTTTCATAAGCTCCAAAGCCAAATTCTCAAAAAATCTAGGCTCACGCTCTAAAATTCGACTAATGATCTCATCTTTCACTTCTAAATGTATCTCTTCGATATTTGCTTCTAGGTTTTCATCTGGAGTTTGGATATCGTCTACTAAATTTTGGTTTGTCGGCGTCTTGTCATAAAACCATTTATTAAATTTATTTTCATCTTTGCTAAGTTGTATTCCAAATTCAGTAATTTTGTACTCGCCTCTCATGATGCGATTTATACTACCATTTGTTTTATCAGAACCCATTAAATAAGTAATAGCCCAATCTGCCCTATTTTTATATAATTGCTGTCCTCGTTTTGTAGTTTTTTCCAAATCCTCTTGACTAAATTTATAATAATCAGCTACAAAAGCATAAACATCTTGACGAGTAAAAACATCTTTACTCATAGCAAATTTCAAAATTACAAAAGCCATTTCATTAAATTTTGGAACCATCTTACTTAATACCTCACTTTATTTTGCTTTAAAAAATCTCTTAAATCATCATATTCGGAGTTTGTAAAATACCGCCATTTCCCCTCGCCTAATTGATCCAAGCTAACCCTACCAAAGCTAACTCGCTTTAGATCCATAACCTCTAAATCAAAATAGCCAAAAAACCTTCTTAACTCTCTATTTTGCCCCTCATTTATGATGACTTTTAGCCTTGTGTAGCCACCACTTTGGCTTATGATTCTATAGGCTAAAAATGGTTTAAATTCCATTGAAATTTGCTTTGTTTTAGCGTGAGCTCCTTTGGTAGCATCCTTAGCGAAAAAGCCTTCACGCATCGCATTTATCACTTGTTCTGTGATATTGCCTTTAATTTTTAGGTAGTATTCACGCTCTATATCACTATCCATAAGAGCCTGAGCAATCACAGGAGCGTCAGTCAAAAGCAAAAGCCCCTCACTAGCAAAATCTAGCCTACCGATACTAATAAATTTAGAAAATCCCCGTGGCAAACTATCATAAATCGTCCTTCTACCACGATCATCTCTTTTGGTTACTAGCTCACCTTTTGGCTTGTTATAGAGTATGACGCTAAATTCTTTTTTGAGTTTAACTAGCCTTGAGCCGATTCTTACCTTATCGCCATCTTTGATATCGGTTGATAAGTCGCTTATAATTCGCCCATTTATACTGACCTTACCAGCCTTGATAAGCTCATCAGCCTCACGGCGTGAGTAGTTTGTATTGTGTGAAATGAATTTATTGATACGCATTATAATCCTAAACTAGTTAGATCATGGATATGTAAGGCTCCAATTGGTTTTTTCTCTTTGGTGATGATTAGAATTTGGATTTTATACTCTTCGATTAGCTTTAAAGCATCATAGGCTAAGGTATTTTCATCTTCTAGCACTTTTGGGTTTTTGGTGGCAAATTTAATAGCCTTATCATTTATATCGAAATTCTCGCTACTCAAAGCACGCCTCAAATCCCCATCACTCAAAATCGCCACCAATTCGCCTTTGGAATTCGTAAGCAGCACGCTCCCAAGCTTGCCATGAGTCATGGAATCTATAGCATATTTTAGGCTAACTTCATCGCTAACTATAGGTAA is part of the Campylobacter lanienae NCTC 13004 genome and harbors:
- a CDS encoding DUF262 domain-containing protein; translation: MPQNDVKTLNEICNKILRIPDYQRGYSWGEKQRKDFWKDLISIKGEQKHYTGTISLEKIEQKVWEKKEEYNQIKGAIKEGDGLYYVVDGQQRLTTIFILLNELLNLAISKNLELDDSPSNELKSRWILKQSDGKDPVFFFCYEKKNDNYGFMTNNIFEYESNKDKDATNLYAKNLKEAKDFFKEKIKNLSDKDLNTIFTKLKNKLSFSVYIIENEEDVYITFESMNNRGKPLSTLELLKNRLLYLITLINRRDNGEQNEPRININDRWAEIYRNLGKDIEYPLNDDEFLKDHWLVYYGEPNKGKKEPYKSSLLDYKFYIGKVYGEKPDTTEESENNTRESDDIDDGANDGQSSKSNYESNTNITKLEMSDINEYADKIGEFSKYWAWTWIDDEIKLICSSLKLERLKNIIFRLNMLKMRHFRPLIASIFLKLDNGKLNISEACDFLEIVEKYIFLTFVFGKEYTSHEITTFQKLNHEFYTDKTELSKIKLEFQNRIEQEKVKHTEQFIQRIRDIFNKDENKGFYTWDGCRYFLYEYERELFKEKHGGKMFLNKEWWSKNKSDEGKTLTIEHIYPQTPKENDWNEFDNFDDKDKNILRNLLGNLLPIANSENIKLGNHDFLTKCLSYKKDCYSAQDIEKNYQVWNADIIYKRSKSLIDFMKDHWGIEFSEEQEHYLIHGKEKPRDNK
- a CDS encoding pseudouridine synthase, with the translated sequence MRINKFISHNTNYSRREADELIKAGKVSINGRIISDLSTDIKDGDKVRIGSRLVKLKKEFSVILYNKPKGELVTKRDDRGRRTIYDSLPRGFSKFISIGRLDFASEGLLLLTDAPVIAQALMDSDIEREYYLKIKGNITEQVINAMREGFFAKDATKGAHAKTKQISMEFKPFLAYRIISQSGGYTRLKVIINEGQNRELRRFFGYFDLEVMDLKRVSFGRVSLDQLGEGKWRYFTNSEYDDLRDFLKQNKVRY
- a CDS encoding SIR2 family NAD-dependent protein deacylase; translated protein: MKKVLILSGAGLSAESGLRTFRDSDGLWEEYDIEEVCSARGFKKDRQKVLDFYDKRRAQLAECEPNEAHRMIARIKAKYPEQIAVLTQNVDDLLERAGCMDVVHLHGFLPEIYCEHCKKIEYIGYEAINAKEHICKCGCKKFRHNIVMFGEQAPFYKVLYNELNALRKAKDSLFVCIGTSGQVLDVADFSIFAKNSILNNLDKSDIDHAFNKCYIEKATTAAPKIEADIEKFFS
- a CDS encoding pyridoxamine 5'-phosphate oxidase family protein, with translation MRRSDRELDQEIALKIIDECQYATLSCIDENNEIFSIPISIARDGMSIYIHGAKTGSKARLYKDGKIVELVAVSHNRVPTPSYEYCESIKDSASELGSRVFTTEYQSAIAKTKAYEVTNESQKIKALELLCKKYTPNYMDYFDTAAIGSLSKINIYELKIEHLSAKAKIIK
- a CDS encoding restriction endonuclease, coding for MVPKFNEMAFVILKFAMSKDVFTRQDVYAFVADYYKFSQEDLEKTTKRGQQLYKNRADWAITYLMGSDKTNGSINRIMRGEYKITEFGIQLSKDENKFNKWFYDKTPTNQNLVDDIQTPDENLEANIEEIHLEVKDEIISRILEREPRFFENLALELMKKIGYDVGGSSLTQNGADGGIDGIINEDLFGFSKIYIQAKRYDKGKIGRDALQAFAGALSNKPTTKGLFITTSTFTKEAIEFAKEHQNYSIVLIDKYRLTDLMLKYEVGVEVKEIKKIYKIDADFFEQEI